Proteins encoded together in one Microcaecilia unicolor chromosome 3, aMicUni1.1, whole genome shotgun sequence window:
- the MRPS10 gene encoding 28S ribosomal protein S10, mitochondrial, whose product MYAALFGRVLRGFPRYCQGFSWTVPLNYSAHTAAARIKDSIGVPSSGVHTGSPQHTESPLISVSDEPDTLYKKISILAKGHDKAVLDSYEYFAVLAAKELGITVGNVYEPPKKIERLTLLKSVHIYKKHRVQYEMRTLYRCLELKHLTGSTADVYLEYIQRNLPEGVALEIKKTTLEKLPEHIQKPIWDTVPVAEEN is encoded by the exons ATGTATGCGGCTCTCTTTGGCCGGGTACTTCGTGGGTTCCCTCGGTACTGCCAG GGATTTTCATGGACTGTTCCATTAAACTATTCTGCTCACACTGCTGCAGCAAG AATTAAGGATTCGATAGGGGTACCATCTTCAGGAGTTCATACTGGATCACCTCAGCATACAGAAAGTCCATTG ATATCTGTATCAGATGAACCAGACACACTATACAAGAAAATATCAATTTTAGCTAAAGGCCACGACAAAGCTGTGCTGGATAGTTATGAGTATTTTGCGGTACTGGCTGCAAAAGAACTTGGCATCACTGTTGGAAATGT ATATGAGCCACCAAAGAAGATTGAACGACTAACACTTTTAAAATCCGTGCACATCTATAAGAAGCACAGAGTTCAGTATGAAATGAGGACACTTTACAGGTGTTTAGAG TTAAAACATTTGACAGGAAGTACAGCTGATGTCTATCTGGAATATATACAACGAAATCTACCAGAGGGAGTTGCCTTggaaataaaaaag ACCACATTAGAAAAATTGCCAGAACACATTCAAAAGCCAATATGGGACACTGTGCCAGTAGCAGAAGAAAATTAA